A region of Vicia villosa cultivar HV-30 ecotype Madison, WI unplaced genomic scaffold, Vvil1.0 ctg.000029F_1_1_1, whole genome shotgun sequence DNA encodes the following proteins:
- the LOC131622315 gene encoding pleiotropic drug resistance protein 1-like translates to MMEGGGSFRSGSSSIWRNNDADEIFSNSFHQQEDEEALKWAAIQKLPTFARMRKGLLTSLQGEAVEIDVKKLGSQERKDLLERLVKFNEDDNEKFLLKLKDRIDRVGIDLPTIEVRFNHLNIEAEARVGSRSLPTFSNFMVNIVEVLLNSLHLLPSRKQHLSILKDVSGIIKPSRLTLLLGPPSSGKTTLLLALAGKLDPNLKFSGKVTYNGHEMNEFVPQRTSAYVDQNDLHVGEMTVRETLAFSARVQGVGPRYDLLAELSRKEKLANIKPDPDIDVYMKAVATEGQKANLITDYVLRILGLEICADTFVGNAMLRGISGGQRKRVTTGEMLVGPNKALFMDEISTGLDSSTTFQIVNSMKQYVHIMKGTAVISLLQPPPETYNLFDDIILLSDSHIIYHGPREHVLEFFESLGFKCPNRKGVADFLQEVTSKKDQEQYWEHKDQPYRFVTSEEFSEAFKSFHVGIRLGDELDNEFDKSKSHPAALTTKKYGVGKLELLKACLSKEYLLMKRNSFVYIFKLCQLSIMAMVAMTIFLRTEMHRDSVDHGGIYVGALFYAVVVVMFNGMAEISMVVSRLPVFFKQRGYLFFPPWAYALPGWILKIPLTFVEVAVWVFLTYYVIGFDPNIERFFRQYLVLVLVHQMASGLFRFVAAVGRDMTVALTFGSFTFAILFSMSGFVLSKDGIKKGWIWGFWISPMMYGQNAIVNNEFLGDNWKHVLPNSTEPLGIEVLKSRGFFTESYWYWIGVGALIGYTLFFNIGYILALTFLKPFGKHQTVIPEESQSINRTNVLKYMKDIFSEHSMKVINGSTSPSTLSSRQETVAETNRSTKRGMVLPFEPHSITFDEVTYSVDMPQEMQNRGVVEDKLVLLKGVSGAFRPGVLTALMGVTGAGKTTLMDVLAGRKTGGYISGDIRISGYPKKQETFARISGYCEQNDIHSPHVTVHESLLYSAWLRLSPDINDETRKMFIEEVMELVELKQLRNALVGLPGVSGLSTEQRKRLTIAVELVANPSIIFMDEPTSGLDARAAAIVMRTVRNTVDTGRTVVCTIHQPSIDIFESFDELLLLKQGGKEIYVGPLGHHSSNLIRYLEGNQGVNKIKDGYNPATWMLEVTSSSKEVELGIDFADVYKNSELYRRNKTLIKELSTAAPGSTDLYFRSQYSRSFYTQCLACLWKQHWSYWRNPIYTAIRFLFSTVVAVLVGTMFWNLGSKIDKVQDLFNAMGSMYAAVLLIGVKNANAVQPVVAVERTVFYRERAAGMYSAFPYAIAQVLIELPYVFIQAVVYGLIVYALIGFEWSVAKVFWYLFFTYFTFLYFTFYGMMSVAVTPNSHISNIVSSAFYSVWNLFSGFIVPRPKIPVWWRWYSWANPVAWSLYGLVVSQYGDVKSKIEASDGGVTTVDEFLSDYFGFKHDFLGVVAVVNVAFPIVFAFIFAISIKMFNFQKR, encoded by the exons atgatggagggtggaggtagTTTTAGGAGTGGTAGTTCATCAATTTGGAGGAACAATGATGCCGATGAGATTTTTTCAAACTCTTTCCATCAACAAGAGGATGAAGAAGCTCTTAAATGGGCTGCAATTCAGAAACTTCCTACTTTTGCACGCATGAGGAAAGGTTTGCTTACTTCGCTTCAAGGAGAAGCGGTTGAGATCGATGTCAAGAAACTTGGGTCACAAGAAAGAAAAGATTTGCTTGAAAGACTTGTTAAGTTTAATGAAGATGACAATGAGAAGTTTTTGCTCAAACTCAAGGACCGAATAGACAG AGTTGGAATTGATCTTCCTACGATAGAGGTTCGATTCAATCACTTGAATATCGAAGCGGAAGCTCGTGTAGGAAGCAGATCTTTGCCTACCTTCTCTAACTTCATGGTTAATATAGTTGAG GTACTATTGAACTCTCTTCATCTACTACCTAGTAGAAAACAGCATCTAAGTATTCTTAAGGATGTTAGTGGAATAATAAAGCCTTCAAG ATTGACATTGCTTTTAGGCCCTCCAAGTTCTGGGAAAACCACACTCTTGTTGGCTTTGGCTGGAAAACTTGATCCAAATTTGAAG TTTTCTGGAAAGGTAACTTATAATGGTCATGAGATGAATGAGTTTGTTCCTCAAAGAACTTCTGCTTATGTGGATCAAAATGATCTTCACGTTGGAGAAATGACTGTTAGAGAAACCTTGGCCTTCTCTGCTAGAGTCCAAGGAGTTGGGCCGCGCTATG ACTTGCTAGCAGAATTATCCAGAAAAGAAAAACTTGCAAATATCAAGCCTGATCCAGATATTGATGTCTACATGAAG GCTGTAGCAACTGAAGGCCAGAAGGCAAATTTGATAACAGATTATGTCCTGAGG ATTTTGGGACTAGAGATTTGTGCTGATACTTTTGTAGGAAATGCAATGTTAAGAGGTATCTCTGGTGGACAAAGGAAACGCGTTACAACAG GGGAAATGTTGGTTGGACCAAATAAAGCTCTATTCATGGATGAAATATCTACTGGTTTGGATAGCTCAACAACTTTTCAAATTGTGAATTCAATGAAGCAATATGTCCATATTATGAAAGGAACTGCGGTTATCTCACTCCTACAGCCACCACCAGAGACTTACAATCTTTTCGACGACATTATTCTACTCTCAGATAGTCACATTATATACCATGGTCCCCGGGAACATGTACTTGAATTTTTCGAGTCATTGGGTTTTAAATGTCCTAATAGGAAAGGAGTGGCAGATTTTTTGCAAGAA GTGACATCCAAGAAAGATCAAGAGCAGTACTGGGAACACAAAGATCAGCCTTATAGATTTGTCACATCGGAAGAGTTTTCTGAGGCATTTAAATCATTTCATGTTGGCATTAGGCTTGGTGATGAACTTGATAATGAATTTGACAAGTCTAAGAGCCACCCAGCTGCTTTGACAACCAAGAAATATGGAGTGGGAAAACTGGAACTGTTAAAAGCCTGCTTGTCAAAAGAATATTTACTTATGAAACGCAATTCATTCGTCTACATTTTCAAGCTTTGTCAA TTATCTATAATGGCaatggttgcgatgaccatctttcTCCGGACTGAGATGCACAGAGATTCAGTGGATCATGGAGGAATATATGTAGGTGCATTGTTCTACGCTGTTGTTGTGGTCATGTTCAATGGAATGGCTGAAATTTCCATGGTTGTTTCAAGGCTTCCTGTTTTCTTCAAGCAAAGGGGATACCTCTTTTTCCCTCCATGGGCATATGCTCTTCCAGGATGGATTCTAAAAATTCCCCTGACTTTTGTGGAAGTGGCTGTTTGGGTATTCCTCACCTACTATGTCATTGGTTTTGATCCAAATATTGAAAG ATTTTTTAGGCAATACCTTGTTCTTGTACTAGTACACCAGATGGCTTCTGGATTATTCAGATTTGTTGCGGCAGTTGGGAGGGATATGACAGTGGCTCTAACATTCGGATCATTTACATTTGCCATCCTTTTTTCTATGAGTGGTTTTGTCCTATCAAAAG ACGGTATAAAGAAAGGGTGGATATGGGGATTTTGGATATCACCTATGATGTATGGACAAAATGCAATTGTAAATAATGAGTTCCTTGGGGATAACTGGAAACAT GTGCTTCCTAACTCAACGGAGCCGCTGGGAATTGAAGTTTTGAAATCTCGCGGATTCTTTACTGAGTCATACTGGTACTGGATAGGTGTTGGTGCTTTGATTGGATATACATTATTTTTCAACATTGGATATATCCTTGCTCTCACTTTCTTGAAAC CATTTGGGAAGCATCAAACTGTTATACCAGAGGAATCTCAAAGCATAAATAGAACTAATGTATTGAAGTACATGAAGGATATTTTTTCAGAACACTCAATGAAAG TGATAAATGGAAGCACCTCTCCTAGTACTTTATCCAGTAGACAAGAAACAGTTGCCGAGACAAATCGTAGTACGAAAAGAGGAATGGTTCTTCCTTTTGAACCACATTCAATCACCTTCGATGAAGTAACATATTCAGTAGACATGCCACAG GAAATGCAAAACCGAGGTGTTGTTGAGGATAAGTTGGTTCTTTTGAAAGGTGTAAGTGGAGCTTTCAGACCAGGTGTTCTCACTGCTTTGATGGGTGTGACTGGTGCTGGTAAAACAACTCTAATGGATGTGCTCGCTGGTAGAAAAACTGGTGGCTATATAAGCGGGGACATCAGAATTTCTGGATATCCTAAGAAGCAAGAAACATTTGCAAGAATTTCTGGATACTGTGAGCAAAATGATATCCACTCTCCTCATGTTACTGTCCATGAATCTTTGCTCTATTCAGCGTGGCTCCGATTGTCCCCGGATATCAATGATGAAACCAGAAAG ATGTTTATTGAGGAAGTTATGGAACTTGTGGAACTGAAACAGCTGCGGAACGCATTAGTAGGACTTCCTGGTGTAAGTGGTCTCTCAACGGAGCAGCGTAAAAGGTTGACTATTGCAGTTGAGTTGGTAGCTAATCCTTCTATAATATTCATGGATGAGCCAACTTCTGGGCTAGATGCAAGAGCTGCTGCTATTGTTATGAGAACAGTTAGGAACACAGTAGACACCGGAAGAACAGTTGTTTGTACCATCCACCAGCCTAGCAttgatatttttgaatctttTGATGAG CTTTTGCTATTAAAGCAAGGAGGGAAAGAGATATATGTGGGGCCCCTTGGACATCATTCTTCCAATTTAATCCGCTATCTTGAG GGAAACCAAGGCGTTAACAAGATTAAAGACGGCTATAATCCTGCAACATGGATGTTGGAAGTGACATCTTCATCTAAAGAAGTGGAATTGGGGATTGATTTTGCAGATGTTTACAAAAATTCAGAATTATACAG GAGAAACAAAACACTCATCAAAGAATTGAGTACTGCTGCTCCTGGTTCGACAGATCTTTATTTTCGTTCACAGTACTCCCGATCTTTTTATACACAATGCCTGGCTTGCTTATGGAAACAACATTGGTCTTATTGGCGCAATCCTATATACACTGCTATAAGATTTCTCTTCTCAACCGTGGTAGCTGTTTTGGTTGGAACCATGTTTTGGAACCTTGGCTCCAAAAT CGATAAGGTTCAGGATCTTTTTAATGCCATGGGATCCATGTATGCTGCTGTCCTCCTCATTGGCGTAAAGAATGCTAATGCAGTGCAGCCAGTGGTTGCCGTTGAAAGAACTGTGTTTTATAGAGAAAGAGCTGCCGGAATGTATTCAGCTTTTCCATATGCCATTGCTCAG GTTTTAATTGAGCTTCCATATGTTTTTATACAAGCTGTGGTTTATGGATTAATAGTTTATGCTTTGATTGGTTTTGAGTGGTCTGTGGCTAAAGTTTTTTGGTATCTATTCTTCACGTATTTCACCTTCCTCTACTTCACCTTTTATGGTATGATGTCAGTGGCCGTGACCCCAAACAGCCACATTTCAAATATAGTTTCCTCTGCATTCTATTCAGTATGGAATCTCTTCTCAGGATTCATAGTCCCAAGACCA AAAATTCCAGTATGGTGGAGATGGTATAGTTGGGCAAATCCAGTGGCTTGGAGTTTGTATGGATTGGTTGTATCGCAATATGGAGATGTAAAAAGCAAGATTGAAGCCAGTGATGGAGGAGTAACAACAGTGGATGAGTTTTTGAGCGATTACTTTGGTTTCAAGCATGATTTTCTAGGAGTTGTTGCTGTTGTTAATGTTGCATTTCCAATAGTTTTTGCTTTCATCTTTGCCATATCAATTAAGATGTTTAATTTCCAAAAGCGCTAA